From the genome of Triticum aestivum cultivar Chinese Spring chromosome 1A, IWGSC CS RefSeq v2.1, whole genome shotgun sequence:
ttagcttatccggtgttgccctgagaatgagatatgtgcagctcctatcgggatgtcggcacatcgggcagtcttgctggtcttgttttaccattgtagaaatgtcttgtaactgagattccgagactgatcgggtcttctcgggagaaggaatatccttctttgaccgtgagagcttgtgatgggctaagttgggacacccctatagggtttgaagtttcgaaagccgtgcccgcagttatgggcagatgagaatttatTAATAttcgattgtagagaacttgacacttgacttaattaaaatgcatcaaccgcgtgtgtagccgtgatggtctcttctcggcggagtctgagaaatgaacacggttcttgtgttatgcttgaacgtaagtagtttcaggatcacttcttgatcacttctaacttctcgatcgttgcattgcttctcttctcgctcttatttgcgtaacttagccaccatatatgcttagtgcttgctgcagctccacctcactaccctttcctacccataaacttaaatagtcttaatctcgcgggtgtgaaattgctgagtcctcgtgactcacagatacttccaaacagttgcaggtgccgatgataccagtgcagatgacgcaactgagctcaagtgggagctcgaagaTCTTtttgttactatgtttcttttccggatgatcagtagtggagcccatttggtgcgattggggatctagcatttgtggTTGTCTTTCTTATTTTGGGTTCCGTTGTCGGACCTTGTTTgcattctggatgatgtatgatctatttatgtattgtgtgaagtggcgattgtaagccgacctGTGCGCAGGAGGCGAAGGTGAAGTTAGGAGTAAGCAGGTAAGGAGAGGAAGAGAAACAAAAGGAGTCCATGTGGGAGAGGGTGAGGTTTACTTAATCAAATGGCTACATAGATAGCTTGAAGGTAGACCAGACAGATGTTATTCCGACAAATTCTCTAGGATTAACGCGAGTCCTCGAAAGGAGCCTCTAGttagtactccttccgttccaaaatagatgactcaactttgtataaagttagtacaaagttgagtcatttattttggaaccgagggagtaacTCTTAAGATAGTGGTGCTTTATTACTGTGTTGCAACTTAGCAATAAATCAATTTTAATCAATCTGCCTTGACTCTTGCTGGATCTGTCAGCCATCGAATACTTCCAGGCCTGGTTGTGACCATCTATCTGAGAAGTGGCTGTTTACACTAGCGGAGCTAAATAGTTCTCACTACATGTCAGATTGTATAGAGGACAACTCCAGAAGTCAAGGTCTATATATATTTCCAGTTTGGGTAATAATTGTTTGCTTACCTTGTCCTTTCAGTTGCTTCATTGTTGCTGTATATGTCAGGTCCTGAAGACAGTCCAGCATCAGTAGGATTGAAAGTATGGAAGACCGTGCCATTTGTTGAAGATACACTCGTCTCTGGAACAGAAGCTGTAGAACTTGTTGCCTGACTACTGAAACATTGTTGTGAAACACACTTGGTCCAGCACCAATAGGTTTTGGTCTCTGCCCACTGAAACGTCATTTTTCCTGTGTTGGCTCTTTTCTCTTGGTGGAAACATTGTTGGTCTGAGCTGCCATTCAATGGCTGGCATTACATTACCATATGTATCTTCAGAGTTTGTTTGCACAACAATGGCTGGTATTTTTATCAAGGAAAGCACACTCTTAATCTATCTAGAATGTTATATGGGATGCAATGCACTTGAGGTGGTTCTCAGCCACAAATGACGGTCGACAGTCAAGGGGAATGTACTAGGCTTCCTAGAACAATTTAGCTCGTTCTTCAATCTCTAGGATGATGTGACCGCAATAACATCCTCTCCTGCAACGATTCAAGTTCTTTGCCACTGAGCAGTCGTCAACCCACCAAATCACGCATACCAGATCGCCCACACTGTCAAGCACTTTCACCCTATTCTTCATGTTTCAAGTGATCAATCAGAGTAAAAGGTCATTCCAGTTTATGGGGTTCTCGCCGGTTCTGCAATAGTTTGGTCACGTACTCGTCAGCCACAGCCCATAGACACACTGACATTGTGCACTCCAGACGGGAATGCCTTACCCTTGAGGAATCCATGTGACCGTGTATCTTGCATCTCGTGTAACATGCATTCCTATgaactacttcctccgtatcgatGCATTAATCATTTTACGAAAACCATATAGTCTCAAAACACTCTGgggtggtgcattaactctcaccttATTTCTTATTTCTTGACATGAATAAatgaatcaaccaataagagatgtggggcgtgtatgtttttaatgagtTGAGACTACCTACCACGGCATGcagtggttaattcattgcatgcaatggTATTAATTAGCTAATGAACATTACGCTCTCTTGTTTTCCCTTCGTTTTGGTCCtgatgcacaacgtaagatgacttagactacccatagtggggagtaactttagtaacatgcatatgttactagtctatgttactacctgcATAACGAGGAGTAACATATGTATGGTGTCATGCAATActccatttattaggttatagactcatcttgttttggtatgtgtgatgttactcatagtaTGAATAACATACAATGTTACCATATGCCTCTTTTTCCTTATTAAtttcttgccacatcatctatcaTCTATTTTACCTAGTTATGTGTGATGTTATCATCTACTTTACTCTCACTATGGAGTACGGAGAGAGTGGCATGATTCTGCCGTGAGAAGTGAGTGCTTGGCAAGCCGCGACAAAAATACCCTGATCTTTACCGGCACTTGGACTCTTCAAAGAGATGCCCAGTTCTTCTCCAACTGTCTTGTTGGAGTTCGACGCTCTACCTTCCAGCCACGCCTCCCATCTTCCCTTGGTGCAAGCGAGCATGATGAGAACACTTGTTTGCAAATAGTTTTACTTGTTTTAAGTACCACTTTATGTATTACCTTTAACAAATTTTCCACGGCAATGCGCAGGGATCATCTAATAGTATACAAATAGGTACCCCGATAGAAAAAAGATACGTGGGCTCAATCAGTAGCGGAGAGCGGCATGGAAGTAAGATGGGGCCAATTGATAAGCCAAATTAATAGCACTGGCAAAATAATAAAAATTGTCTCACATGGGCCAACAATTACAGATTTATTAGGCCTCGTAAGCGGGTTGCGCCTTCCCCTCAGAAGCTCCCCTCCTGAGTTCAACCTTATTTTTTCTGAGATACAGGTCCATTAATGTACATGTCTAGTGTCTTATACTAGTGTGATTTATAGAATTCAATGCATATTTCCAAAGTGCGATGCAATATTGTAGCAATTTGCCGTTAATGTTGTAGCTTGTAGATGTGCAACTAATGTATACATTTATTTTTTGATGCAGTACCATATCTTAAAAAGTTAATATAATTAATCTAATGTTGTAGCCCGTAGATGTGCAATTAATGTACACATTCCTTTTTTGATGCAGTAATATATCTTCAAGATATATATAATTAATGTAATGTTATACGCCCGTAGATGTGCAACTAATGTACACATTCATTTTTTTGATGCAATACCATATCTTCAAGATATATATAATAATGTATTGTTGTAGCGTGTAGATATGCAACTAATGTACACATTCATTCTTTTCATGCAGTGCCATATCTTCGAGATATATCATATATACAACTAATGTGTGTAAAACATGTCGATATGAAGTTAATGTACACATTTATTGTTTGATGCTATTTCATATCTTAAAGGTCTAGCCTGTAGATATAAAGTTAATGTACACATTCATTATTTGATACAATATCGTATCTTCAAGATATAGAACTAATGTATGATGTAGCCTCTGTTGAAACCGCTCTCTCACACTGATAGATGGAGATAGAAGAAGAAGGAGCACACAATACAATGGAGTTTCACCCGGCTTCACATCCCCGTTAGTCTTCCGAGAGCCCCAAAAACTCTCCCCTCAACAAATACACTCGTGGTCATGGCTTTGTAGTGGCACAGCAACGCAGCGCCCACGTTTCCTTGTGCGCATGTACGCACGCCGCCTAGCTAGCTACCCTACATGCAATCCATCAGCCCGGCCATGCGCACTACATGCGCGCTACGCGCACGACGCGACCATCTCCACCGGTCACCACTAACAATCAGCTAACTAACTCACACGCAACAAGCAAACTTGGCCGGCACActtgccaatgccctgctctacgTGCCAGACTCGAGTGTATACACGCTACACACACATACGCCACGCTTCTGCGTCCCGTACGTCCCGCCCGTCCCGCATGTCACCGACACGCCCGACAAGCCCGACGAGCCCGACGGCACCAGTGTGCCCCgcccgtcccgcgcgcacccgacgcgcccgacgagcccgatcacacacgccgtggcttattccaacacacaCCACTTAAGCCACGGCCTAGAGGAGTCCGTCATCGTCGACGTTGGCGCCGGCCAAGAGTGCATGCTCCGCCGCCGGTCCTTTCCGCAGCTGCGGGCACTCGCGCCGGAAGTGACCGTGCTCCCCGCACTTGTAGCAGCGCCTGCGTCTGTTGCCGCCGCTCCCCGACGCCACGATGCAcccgtcgtcgtcgtcccgagCACCGCCGTGTCGACGCTCCCATGCTGCCCACTGCGCAGCCGTCATGAGCAGCTGCTCACCTCCGTGCTCGCCGCCAtcttgtccacggcgccgaaccCGCTCGTCGAACGCACGCAGCCGCCCGAGCGCTTTGTCGAACGCAATCATCGTCACATCGTGGAActgctcgatgccggcgacgacggggaagaggCGATCCGGCACCATATCCAGCAACTTCTTGACAAGTGCCGCGTCGCCCAGCGTCTCCCCGAGGTTGGcatacctcgccgccatcgccgcgagcctcccgccgtacacgtcgagctcctcgccgtccgccATCTTCATCCGGTCGAATTCGCCACGCAGCGTCCCCAGCCTCGCCGCGCGGACCCGATCAGCGCCGACGAACCTCACCttcagggagtcccatacctccctggcGGTGAGCTTCGTAGACACCTTCAGCAGCACATCCTCCGGCAATGCCCCGAGAAGCAACGCGCGCGCCATCTTGTCCTTCCGCGCGTTCACCGCCGTGtcgcccggcgccaccgcctcccacaCGGTGTGGACGTCGAGGATCGCCTGCGCCTTGATGGCCCAGACCATGTAGTTGTCCGCGATCAGCAAAGGCATCGCCATAGTCGCcgatccgcccgcgccgccgccgtgtggGACGAGTGCCATGGTCGACGGTGATCGCCCGAACTAAAGCTCTGTATATCAATTGTTGAAACCGCTCTCTCACACTGATGGATGGAGACAGAAGAAGAAGGAGCACACAGTACAATGGAGTTTCACCCGGCTTCACAGCCCCATTACTTTTCCCAGAGCACCAAAAACTCTCCTCAGCAAATACACTCGTGGTCATGGCTTTGTAGTGGCACAACAACGCAGCGCCCACGTTTCCTTGTGCGCACGTACGCACGCCGCCTAGCTAGCTACCCTGCATGCAATCCATCAGCCCGGCCATGCGCACTACATGCGCGCTACACGCACGACGTGGCCACATCCACCGGTCACTGCTAACAATCAGCTAACTAACTCACACGCATCAAGCAAACTTGGCTGGCACACTTGCCAACGCCCTGCTCTACGTGCCAGACTCGAGTGTATACACGCTACACACACATACGCCACGCTTCTGCATCCCGCACGTCCCGCACGTCCCGCACGTCACCGACTCGCCCGACAAGCCCGACGAGCCCGACGGCACTAGTGTGTATCgcccgtcccgcgcgcacccgacgagCCCGATCACACAAGCTATGCCTTATTCCAACACCTAGATGTATAATTAATGTATACATTAATTGTCTGACACGGTGCTATATCTTCATGACATACAACTGGTGTATGCATCTGTATCATCATCTCAAAGAAGGCTATATATACCAAGACATAGCTAGCGAAGTCATGTATCCCACACATTCACAGAAGCCACACAAATCCTATATTGTACGATTCTAATATCAAAGGAATAGAGAAGGCTCTAGTGTAGGAGATACAAAAGCCATAGCCATGGCGAAACTCATGTGCTTATGTTTCATCATCCTCGCTATTGCGGTAGCCGTGTCGGCTGACGAATGTGAGGGTGACCGACAGGCCATGATCAAGGAGTGTGCTAAGTATCAAAAATGGCCAGCAAACCCGAAGCTAGATCCGTCGGACGCATGCTACGCCGTGTGGCAGAAGGCAAACATCCCATGCCTTTGTGCTGGTGTCACCAAGGAGAAAGAGAAGATATGGAGTATGGAGAAGGTTGCCTACGTTGCCAATTTCTGCAAGAAGCCATTCCCACATGGCTACAAGTGCGGAAGTAAGTGAAATATATTAAGGGAATTATGATGATCGGCATTTCATACATGCAATTTTGATATTTATTATTCTTTGGAGTCACACGACTTTGATTTTAGTTATGCATTTTATATGCTTCTTGCGCTATTCTGATCATATGTTGGGTCAAATTGAATGGTCTTGCAGGTTACACATTTCCTCCTCTGGCATAGTGATTCTAGTTTAGCCGCGGGAGGAGAAGCATTGGCTTTTACATTATAGGTGTGTGGCCTCACAAGAGCTTCCCTTTCACATTTGTAATTCGTGATGTTTTACTCATAATAGTTTATGTTAATCACTCTGTATGAGAACGTTTGTGAAACTAATAAAGTCTTCTCCTCAAATTGTCTAAATTATGTTTGTTCATACACAATATTTTTGGTTCTATTTACGGCTCATTGCAGGTGAAGGGATCAAGGATATTAGAAGAAATTACTGTAGTTAAAGCAACAACTTTCATGTGCTTTTTATGTCCAAAGTTAATGGGTTCATTTATGGCTGAGCTCAACCAATTTTTCATCTTAGTAACTCTTATTCCTGGACCCTGGCTGATGCAAAGCTCCAAATATAACTTACTTTGCTAAAAGTGAGGAGACTCATGGGGAAGGGGATGAGAAAGATAAATGGCATATTCAGTTAGTTGTACGTATGATTTCGCACACAAATCTGGTGTAGTTCGATTGTCACGGTTTACTTGGATTTTGCAATGCGTGCAACGTCTGCTTTGTACAATGTATACACTACCAACTTTTTATCACACGAAGTATTTCAACTAGCAGCTAGGCTCCCTTAAGGTTCTTTTTAGCTTATTCTTCTTTAGCTTAATCTTAGATTTTCATTGGCTTGGGCTTGATGATTTCCACGTAGACACCGCGTGAGACTAGGTGGGATGCTCGGGTAGGACTTTTCTATGACATGTATATCACAAATTTGGGCAAGAAGGCTCTACTTTTCGTCTCTGTGACTAAGGGAACATTAATATAGAAACAGTTAGAACGTGCATAGATATACAAGAGGGAGGAGGAGAGTTCAGGACAAAAAATAGTTAAAGGTGGACCAAAGGTATCACAACAGGGTACCAAAGTAGCCCTAATTATAGAAGATGAGAAACAGAAGGACCATAGTCTGTTGTCCTCGGCGCAGATGCGCGACTTCTTTCTAATAGAAGACACACACAACATCATCAGCTATCAACGTAATCTGCCAAAGAAGCCTTCATTAGGATAGGCAATTGATAGAGCACACATATGCTTTCTTTGAAAGAGGGTCGACCCCTTTTGGAAAATAACAACTAAAAGGGTCTATGATACATCACTTGTATACACATAGGTCTACTAGGGAGAATAACCATTTTTGAATTTCAACCGTGCGACTTGAGAAGCTCTAGTTTCTACTTGTAGTAGCCTGAGTTGATCAATCATCCAATTCTCATTGATGGCAATCATGTTAAGTTGATTTCCTTCACCACTCTCGCATTCAAAACAAAGAAATTGGAAAAGCCAACTTCTTTCTCACCACCTTTGTAATTCTTCAACACCATTACTTTGAGATGGTTCTCAAGGCATTTCACTG
Proteins encoded in this window:
- the LOC123088519 gene encoding uncharacterized protein, yielding MAKLMCLCFIILAIAVAVSADECEGDRQAMIKECAKYQKWPANPKLDPSDACYAVWQKANIPCLCAGVTKEKEKIWSMEKVAYVANFCKKPFPHGYKCGSYTFPPLA